The Prochlorococcus sp. MIT 1300 genome has a window encoding:
- a CDS encoding F0F1 ATP synthase subunit gamma, which produces MANLKDIRDRIVSVKNTRKITEAMRLVAAAKVRRAQEQVLRSRPFADRLARVLENIQSRMQFDIADAPLLKTRDLNSITLLAVTGDRGLCGGYNSNIIKRTEQRYAELKGQGYKPDLVLIGRKAITYFQNRASQYSIRATFTDLEQVPTSQDAESITNEVLAEFLSQSTDRIEVIYTKFINLVSCVPVVQTLLPLDPQGIAEPDDEIFRLTTKDSRLTIEKGTAPSNEQPPLPSDIVFEQSPEQLLNALLPLYLQNQLLRALQESAASELASRMTAMNNASDNAKELAKTLTLDYNKARQAAITQEILEVVGGSCA; this is translated from the coding sequence ATGGCAAACCTTAAAGACATCCGTGACAGAATTGTTTCTGTTAAAAACACTAGGAAGATTACTGAGGCAATGCGCCTAGTTGCAGCTGCAAAGGTTCGACGGGCTCAGGAACAAGTCTTGAGAAGCCGGCCTTTTGCAGATCGCCTAGCGCGCGTTTTGGAGAATATCCAGTCACGTATGCAGTTTGATATTGCGGATGCACCGTTATTGAAAACTCGTGATTTAAATAGCATCACTTTGCTTGCTGTTACTGGAGATAGAGGCTTATGTGGTGGCTATAACTCAAACATTATTAAACGTACTGAACAACGTTATGCTGAATTGAAAGGTCAAGGTTATAAACCTGACCTTGTTTTAATAGGCCGTAAGGCTATAACTTATTTCCAAAATCGTGCCAGCCAATATTCGATACGAGCAACTTTTACAGATCTAGAGCAAGTGCCCACCTCGCAAGATGCTGAATCAATAACCAACGAAGTTCTTGCAGAGTTTCTTTCGCAGAGCACAGACCGTATTGAAGTTATCTATACAAAGTTTATTAATTTGGTGAGTTGTGTGCCTGTTGTTCAGACCTTGTTGCCTCTTGATCCTCAGGGAATAGCAGAGCCAGATGATGAAATTTTTAGGTTAACAACAAAAGATAGTCGACTGACTATTGAGAAAGGAACTGCACCATCAAATGAACAGCCTCCTTTGCCTTCTGACATAGTTTTTGAGCAAAGTCCAGAGCAGTTGCTAAACGCATTGCTTCCTCTTTACTTGCAAAACCAGCTTCTTAGAGCTTTGCAAGAGTCTGCCGCATCAGAGTTGGCTAGCAGGATGACAGCAATGAATAATGCTAGTGATAATGCTAAGGAGTTGGCTAAGACTTTGACCCTTGATTACAACAAAGCTCGCCAAGCTGCTATTACTCAGGAGATTCTTGAGGTTGTTGGTGGTTCTTGCGCATAA